The Flavobacterium piscisymbiosum genome includes a region encoding these proteins:
- a CDS encoding GNAT family N-acetyltransferase has translation MTTPIFSFSDNIILEDDLVLLRPLQESDVDNLLEISINEPETWKYSLVGADGKENLIKYIQLAIKARENQKEFPFIVFDKKTQKYAGSTRFYDMNLEFKTLQLGYTWYGSAFRGTGLNKHCKFLLLQFAFETLGMERVEFRADNDNKRSIAAMKSIGCKVEGVLRSHMPTIDKEIRRDSIVLSILKNEWFDEVKANLKQKL, from the coding sequence ATGACAACACCAATTTTCAGTTTCTCAGACAATATCATTTTAGAAGACGATTTAGTTTTATTACGTCCTTTACAAGAATCAGACGTTGATAATTTATTAGAAATATCGATTAACGAACCAGAAACCTGGAAATATTCATTAGTAGGAGCAGACGGAAAAGAGAATCTGATCAAATATATTCAGCTGGCGATAAAAGCACGAGAAAATCAAAAAGAATTTCCGTTTATTGTTTTCGATAAAAAGACTCAAAAATACGCAGGTTCAACCCGTTTTTACGATATGAATCTTGAATTCAAAACACTTCAGTTAGGCTACACTTGGTACGGTTCTGCTTTTAGAGGCACCGGACTCAACAAACATTGTAAATTCTTACTATTACAATTTGCTTTTGAAACCCTCGGAATGGAGCGCGTAGAATTCCGTGCAGATAATGACAACAAGCGAAGTATCGCTGCCATGAAAAGCATCGGTTGCAAAGTCGAAGGTGTTTTACGCAGCCATATGCCCACAATAGATAAAGAAATACGCCGTGATTCCATCGTTCTGAGTATTCTTAAAAACGAATGGTTCGACGAAGTAAAAGCAAACCTAAAACAAAAGCTTTAA
- a CDS encoding carboxypeptidase regulatory-like domain-containing protein: MKYLYKIASVLFLLFLVSCSEEKIGESAYGTVSGRVVNADTFEPMENVKILSSPTTSTVFTDAEGKFTVSNVKVGEYSFQAQKDGFIAKFEATTVTANNTSQVVFELKKASANNKPPTVPVLVSPVDNSTAQAVTLDLTWTATDPDKDELIFKITLRNDSNSEVKVYDAIKANKLTLTDLIFGAKYYWQIEVTDGVNTPVLSTVSTFTTIAFPATRYLFVKNINDNNVIFTADDAGKQYQLTSSDRNYWRPRRNNLVKKIAFIGTNGSQNDLYTMNFDGTGIKKLTSSVPIAGFNSDYIGYSWNASGSELIYPNFDKLYKINNDGSGLTKIFQTPNGKFISECDWSADGSKIALKVNDANGYNVEVYVINTAGAVIATVLSGQNGAVGGLNFSITGQKLVYTRDVTGFESSNYRQLDSKIFEYSFASGNSTQIITEKISGTNDLDVRYSPNESELIFTNTSNDGISIKNIVKTTVGVVNSRVVLFSGTAMPDWE, from the coding sequence ATGAAGTATTTATACAAAATAGCAAGCGTACTTTTTTTATTGTTTTTGGTTTCATGCAGTGAAGAGAAAATAGGAGAATCGGCATATGGTACCGTTAGCGGAAGAGTGGTGAATGCAGATACTTTTGAACCAATGGAAAATGTAAAAATCCTTTCAAGCCCCACAACAAGTACCGTTTTTACAGATGCCGAAGGTAAATTTACAGTTTCGAACGTGAAGGTGGGCGAATATTCTTTTCAGGCTCAAAAAGATGGTTTTATAGCAAAATTTGAAGCCACAACGGTTACTGCAAATAATACATCACAAGTGGTTTTTGAACTCAAAAAAGCATCAGCCAATAACAAACCGCCAACAGTTCCCGTATTAGTAAGTCCGGTTGATAATAGTACGGCTCAGGCAGTAACATTAGACCTGACTTGGACAGCTACAGATCCGGACAAAGATGAATTAATTTTTAAAATAACCCTTAGAAACGACAGTAACAGCGAGGTAAAAGTTTATGACGCTATAAAAGCGAACAAACTTACATTGACAGATTTGATCTTTGGAGCAAAATACTACTGGCAAATTGAAGTTACAGATGGTGTAAATACACCTGTTTTAAGCACCGTAAGTACCTTTACTACAATTGCTTTTCCGGCGACAAGATATTTGTTTGTAAAAAACATAAACGATAATAATGTGATTTTTACTGCCGATGATGCAGGTAAACAATATCAATTAACAAGTTCAGACAGAAATTACTGGCGCCCAAGAAGAAATAATCTGGTAAAGAAAATTGCCTTTATAGGAACAAATGGTTCCCAAAATGATCTTTATACCATGAATTTTGACGGAACGGGAATTAAAAAATTAACCAGTTCAGTGCCAATTGCCGGATTCAATTCAGATTATATAGGGTATTCCTGGAACGCTTCAGGAAGTGAATTGATTTATCCTAATTTCGATAAATTATACAAAATCAACAATGACGGAAGCGGTTTGACCAAAATATTCCAAACACCAAATGGCAAATTCATATCAGAGTGTGACTGGAGCGCAGACGGATCGAAAATCGCTTTAAAAGTAAATGATGCCAACGGATATAATGTCGAGGTTTATGTAATTAATACTGCTGGCGCGGTTATAGCGACAGTTCTTTCTGGTCAAAACGGAGCAGTAGGCGGCCTAAACTTTTCCATCACAGGACAAAAATTAGTGTATACCCGAGATGTTACAGGATTCGAAAGTTCAAATTACCGACAATTAGATTCTAAAATTTTCGAATACAGTTTTGCATCCGGAAATTCTACACAAATTATAACAGAGAAAATATCCGGAACAAACGATCTCGATGTACGATATTCTCCAAACGAGTCCGAATTAATTTTTACCAATACCTCAAATGATGGTATTTCGATAAAAAATATTGTAAAAACCACAGTAGGAGTTGTCAATTCCAGAGTAGTATTATTTTCAGGAACAGCAATGCCCGACTGGGAGTAA
- a CDS encoding GH92 family glycosyl hydrolase, with protein MNRINCKSFLFGFSFLVIGFGVNAQKKAIEKRNLIQYVDPMIGTAKMGHTYPGATVPFGSVQLSPETDTIAYSLNGKYNGDVYKYCAGYQYEDKTIVGFSHTHFSGTGHSDLGDFLIMPTTGKLQLNPGVASKPLSGYRSSFSHSTEKAEPAYYSVLLEDHKIKVELTATTRVGMHQYTFPKSDEAHIILDLTSGIYNYDKKNVWTFVRVENDTLITGYRQTNGWARTRTVYFAMSFSKPIKSYGQAPLEKSVYRGFWGRFDQTKNFPEMAGQNLKLFFDFNTNEGEKIKIKMALSPVSSAGALENMKKEVPGWDFEKVKKQSQEVWNNELNKIQVETVQKEDLVNFYTAMYHAFLGPTEYMDLDGNYKGLDMNVHKAENFKNYTSYSLWDTYRALHPLFNLVQPARNSDMISSMLAHSDQSAHKMLPIWSHYANENWCMIGYHSVSVIADAIVKGNGNFDPEKALQACVNTAKVPYYDGLEYYMKMGYVPEDKNGASVSKTLEYAYDDWAIAQAAKKLGKTEIYNEFIERSKNYKNVYDAKTGFMRPKLNDGTFKKEFDPLDTHGQGFIEGNSWNYSLYVPQDPADMIKMMGGNDKFNVRLDSLFSMHLPDKYFENTEDITRDGIIGNYVHGNEPSHHVVYLYNWTNSPWKAQDKIRMILKKMYRNGADGLGGNDDFGQMSAWYIFSSLGFYPVAPGSDEYALGSPLVKKAVFNLENEKNFEVETVNQSDKNVFVSKVLLNGKQLEKPFLKHSDVINGGKITFYMSAKPNKKNYQN; from the coding sequence ATGAATAGAATAAATTGCAAAAGTTTTCTCTTTGGATTCTCATTTTTAGTAATTGGCTTTGGAGTAAATGCTCAGAAAAAAGCAATAGAAAAACGTAATTTAATTCAGTACGTAGATCCTATGATTGGTACAGCTAAAATGGGACATACTTATCCAGGAGCAACCGTTCCGTTTGGTAGCGTACAATTAAGTCCGGAAACTGATACTATTGCGTACAGTTTAAACGGAAAATATAACGGAGACGTCTATAAATATTGTGCAGGATACCAATATGAGGACAAAACCATTGTAGGTTTTAGTCATACGCATTTTAGCGGAACAGGACATTCAGATTTAGGCGATTTTCTAATAATGCCTACAACCGGAAAATTGCAACTGAATCCCGGAGTAGCTTCAAAACCATTATCAGGTTATCGATCATCATTTTCTCATTCGACCGAAAAAGCAGAACCTGCTTATTACAGCGTATTGCTGGAAGATCATAAAATTAAGGTAGAACTTACGGCAACAACGCGTGTGGGAATGCATCAGTATACATTTCCAAAGTCGGATGAAGCACATATTATTCTCGACCTGACTTCCGGAATTTATAATTATGATAAAAAGAATGTATGGACATTTGTTCGAGTAGAAAATGATACTTTAATTACAGGATATCGCCAAACTAATGGATGGGCAAGAACCAGAACTGTTTATTTTGCGATGTCTTTTAGTAAACCAATTAAAAGTTACGGACAAGCTCCTCTTGAAAAAAGTGTTTACAGAGGTTTTTGGGGAAGATTTGATCAAACAAAAAATTTTCCGGAAATGGCAGGTCAAAATTTAAAATTGTTTTTTGATTTTAATACTAATGAAGGAGAAAAGATCAAAATAAAAATGGCTTTATCTCCCGTAAGTTCTGCCGGAGCGCTTGAAAACATGAAAAAAGAAGTTCCGGGTTGGGATTTCGAAAAAGTGAAAAAACAAAGTCAGGAAGTCTGGAACAATGAATTGAATAAAATTCAGGTAGAAACCGTTCAGAAAGAAGATTTGGTGAATTTTTATACGGCAATGTATCACGCCTTTTTAGGTCCAACAGAATACATGGATTTAGACGGAAATTACAAAGGTTTGGATATGAATGTTCATAAAGCAGAGAACTTTAAAAATTATACGAGTTATTCGTTATGGGATACTTACAGGGCTTTACATCCATTATTCAATTTGGTGCAACCAGCCAGAAACTCAGACATGATTAGTTCGATGTTGGCGCATTCAGACCAAAGTGCACATAAAATGTTGCCGATATGGTCGCATTATGCCAATGAAAACTGGTGTATGATTGGTTATCATTCGGTTTCTGTAATTGCCGATGCAATTGTAAAAGGAAATGGAAATTTTGATCCTGAAAAAGCACTTCAGGCTTGTGTAAATACAGCAAAAGTCCCGTATTATGACGGATTAGAATATTACATGAAAATGGGCTACGTACCTGAAGATAAAAATGGAGCTTCGGTATCTAAAACTTTAGAATATGCCTATGATGATTGGGCAATTGCTCAGGCCGCTAAGAAATTGGGGAAAACAGAAATTTATAATGAATTTATAGAAAGATCTAAAAATTATAAAAACGTTTACGATGCTAAAACAGGTTTTATGCGTCCTAAATTAAACGACGGAACTTTCAAAAAAGAGTTTGATCCGCTGGACACGCACGGACAAGGATTTATTGAAGGAAATTCGTGGAATTATAGTTTGTATGTTCCTCAAGATCCTGCAGATATGATCAAAATGATGGGAGGAAACGACAAGTTTAATGTTCGCCTTGATTCGTTGTTTAGCATGCATTTGCCTGACAAGTATTTTGAAAACACAGAAGATATTACCAGAGACGGAATAATAGGTAATTATGTTCACGGAAATGAACCTTCGCATCATGTAGTGTATTTATACAATTGGACTAATTCGCCTTGGAAAGCGCAAGACAAAATTAGAATGATTTTGAAAAAAATGTATAGAAATGGTGCCGATGGTTTAGGAGGAAATGATGATTTTGGGCAAATGAGTGCCTGGTATATTTTTAGCAGTTTAGGGTTTTACCCAGTTGCGCCGGGTTCTGATGAATATGCTTTGGGAAGTCCATTGGTTAAAAAAGCGGTTTTTAATTTAGAAAACGAAAAGAATTTTGAAGTCGAAACCGTAAATCAATCAGATAAAAATGTGTTTGTGAGTAAAGTGCTTTTAAACGGAAAACAATTAGAGAAACCTTTCCTGAAACATTCGGATGTTATTAATGGTGGAAAAATTACTTTTTATATGAGTGCTAAACCAAACAAGAAGAATTACCAGAATTAA
- a CDS encoding M949_RS01915 family surface polysaccharide biosynthesis protein — MKKYFLFLLFFYSILSFSQKTESYKLTKSEIKERELDQVSDFPIYKAFECSDKGGVYNLLLCENQKIISKKDTLSTKIQAIYTMADHGGFLEKWRINDLLENTEPKETKIWFWTKYCSTKDLDGDGYIDPVIVYGTRNENNEIKRIKIITVYKNKKYVIRAVECDLDYCRSFKKDASWNSLPPKIKTHIDTLVVKMRKEQDLILQDG; from the coding sequence ATGAAAAAATATTTTCTATTCTTGTTGTTTTTTTACTCCATATTGAGCTTTTCGCAAAAAACAGAAAGTTATAAATTAACAAAAAGTGAGATAAAAGAAAGAGAACTCGATCAGGTTTCGGATTTCCCTATTTACAAGGCTTTTGAATGTTCTGATAAAGGCGGCGTATATAATTTGCTTTTGTGCGAAAATCAAAAAATTATTTCTAAAAAAGATACTTTAAGCACCAAAATTCAAGCTATTTATACCATGGCTGATCATGGCGGTTTTTTAGAAAAATGGAGAATTAATGACTTGCTTGAAAACACTGAACCTAAAGAAACTAAGATTTGGTTCTGGACCAAATACTGCAGCACCAAAGATCTTGACGGCGATGGCTATATCGATCCTGTAATTGTTTACGGAACCAGAAATGAAAATAATGAAATAAAACGCATTAAAATTATTACGGTTTATAAGAATAAAAAATATGTAATTCGCGCCGTAGAATGCGACCTGGATTATTGCCGAAGTTTTAAAAAAGATGCTAGCTGGAATTCTTTACCACCAAAAATAAAAACTCATATTGATACTTTAGTTGTAAAGATGAGAAAAGAACAAGATCTTATTTTGCAAGATGGGTAG
- a CDS encoding CsgE family curli-type amyloid fiber assembly protein, whose translation MLRGIITDDTKTKMGKDFYDRYYYKYNDIGINAEKIVTIGEEYSFARNTSITISIDNEVIYEFLARPDDEFLDAVAEESVNATFTYLKEKEKERKYFTQY comes from the coding sequence GTGTTAAGAGGAATTATTACAGACGATACTAAAACCAAAATGGGAAAAGATTTTTACGACAGGTATTATTACAAATACAATGATATTGGAATCAACGCTGAAAAAATAGTCACAATAGGTGAAGAATATAGTTTTGCAAGAAATACATCCATAACCATAAGTATCGACAACGAAGTTATTTATGAGTTTCTGGCAAGGCCGGATGATGAATTTTTGGATGCAGTTGCAGAAGAATCTGTAAATGCCACCTTCACTTACCTGAAAGAAAAAGAAAAAGAGCGCAAATATTTCACTCAGTATTAA
- a CDS encoding CsgG/HfaB family protein produces the protein MRLHHYLFIVSGLLFSGCGAYYNQPTGVQKAVLGEGTPATSLLKDLPKPKEQVVVGVYKFRDQTGQYKPQENGSSFSTAVTQGATSILIKALEDSKWFIPIERENIGNLLQERNLIRATRQEYVKNANPNEPQLTPLLYAGVLLEGGIVSYDSNIITGGFGARYFGAGASVKYRQDRVTVYLRMISTSNGKILKSVYISKTILSQAIDESLFRYVNFKRLLEVETGYTTNEPVHMAVTEAIEKAVESLVLEGIKDNIWEADAPKFEVDNLLKAYAEETKTADVTALYGRELENRRSKFAIEISGGATLMDGDYQDPLLRPFGRGALKYFIIPSFNISASTNVVNLANTNLLDVGYITYDLNLEWILLPKDRFTPYLYGGGGYATNRKFENAYGKIQYGLGLEYLISDKIGIKLFGEQNINFSDNVDYIKAGTRDDYYYKFGLGLTYYFGKKKK, from the coding sequence ATGAGATTACATCACTACTTATTTATAGTATCCGGATTACTTTTTTCGGGTTGCGGTGCTTATTATAATCAGCCAACCGGCGTGCAAAAAGCAGTTTTAGGAGAAGGAACTCCTGCCACTTCATTATTAAAAGATCTGCCAAAACCCAAAGAACAAGTTGTCGTGGGTGTCTATAAATTCAGAGACCAGACCGGACAATATAAACCACAGGAAAACGGAAGCAGTTTTAGTACTGCCGTGACCCAGGGCGCCACTTCTATATTGATAAAAGCGCTGGAAGATTCTAAATGGTTTATACCCATCGAGCGTGAAAATATTGGTAATTTATTGCAGGAACGAAATCTTATTCGGGCAACGCGTCAGGAATATGTGAAAAATGCCAATCCAAACGAACCTCAGTTAACCCCTTTATTATATGCAGGGGTTTTATTAGAGGGCGGAATAGTTTCATATGATTCTAATATTATTACCGGAGGTTTCGGGGCACGATATTTTGGAGCCGGAGCTTCTGTAAAATACCGTCAGGATCGTGTTACGGTTTATTTGAGAATGATTTCAACATCTAACGGAAAAATTTTAAAATCAGTTTATATCTCTAAAACTATTTTGTCTCAGGCTATTGATGAAAGTTTGTTTCGATATGTAAATTTTAAAAGACTATTAGAAGTTGAAACCGGATACACCACAAACGAACCCGTACATATGGCGGTTACCGAAGCCATCGAAAAAGCAGTAGAATCTTTGGTTCTGGAAGGTATAAAAGATAATATCTGGGAAGCAGATGCACCAAAATTTGAAGTTGATAATCTACTAAAAGCATATGCCGAAGAAACCAAAACGGCTGATGTAACCGCGCTTTACGGAAGAGAATTAGAAAACAGAAGAAGCAAATTTGCTATCGAAATTTCCGGCGGTGCGACCCTTATGGATGGCGATTATCAAGATCCGCTTTTACGGCCTTTTGGTCGCGGCGCTTTAAAGTATTTTATAATTCCAAGCTTTAATATAAGCGCTTCTACAAACGTGGTCAATCTCGCCAACACAAATTTACTCGACGTAGGTTATATCACTTATGATCTTAATCTCGAATGGATTTTACTCCCCAAAGATCGTTTTACTCCTTATCTCTACGGAGGCGGTGGATATGCAACAAACAGGAAATTCGAGAATGCCTATGGTAAAATTCAATACGGTTTAGGACTTGAATATCTGATTTCAGACAAAATTGGAATCAAATTGTTTGGAGAGCAAAACATTAATTTTAGTGATAATGTCGACTATATAAAAGCAGGAACCCGTGACGATTACTATTATAAATTCGGGTTAGGACTTACTTATTATTTTGGGAAAAAGAAAAAATAA
- a CDS encoding AIR synthase related protein, whose amino-acid sequence MSSDSSKRYAQRGVSASKEDVHNAIKNIDKGLFPQAFCKIVPDYLTQDEEYCLIMHADGAGTKSSLAYMYWKETGDISVWKGIAQDALIMNIDDLLCVGATDNILLSSTIGRNKNLIPAEVISAIINGTEELINELKSFGVTIHSTGGETADVGDVVRTIIVDSTVTARMKRSDVVDNANIKAGDVIVGLTSFGQATYEKSYNGGMGSNGLTSARHDVFGKYLAKKYPESYDVLVPEELIYSGQVNLTDEVENSPINAGQLVLSPTRTYAPIIKKILDTYTPNEIHGMVHCSGGAQTKILHFVQNLHIIKDNLFPVPPLFKLIQEQSKTDWKEMYQVFNCGHRMEIYVPENIAQDIIAISKSFNVDAQIVGRVEAADAKKLTITSEYGTFEY is encoded by the coding sequence ATGAGTTCAGATTCTAGCAAAAGGTACGCACAAAGAGGTGTTTCGGCATCAAAAGAAGACGTACACAACGCCATAAAAAATATCGATAAAGGTTTATTTCCTCAAGCATTTTGCAAAATTGTACCTGATTATTTAACACAGGACGAAGAATATTGCTTAATAATGCACGCTGACGGCGCTGGTACAAAATCGTCTTTGGCGTATATGTACTGGAAAGAAACAGGCGATATTTCGGTTTGGAAAGGAATTGCTCAGGATGCCTTAATCATGAATATCGACGATTTATTATGTGTTGGCGCGACAGATAATATTTTGCTTTCATCTACTATTGGAAGAAACAAAAACTTAATTCCTGCAGAAGTTATTTCGGCAATCATCAACGGAACAGAGGAATTAATCAACGAATTAAAATCTTTTGGCGTAACCATTCATTCAACAGGCGGAGAAACTGCCGATGTTGGAGATGTAGTTCGTACCATAATTGTAGATTCTACCGTAACCGCTCGCATGAAACGCAGCGACGTTGTAGACAATGCAAACATAAAAGCAGGCGACGTAATCGTAGGTTTAACCTCTTTTGGTCAGGCAACTTACGAAAAAAGCTATAATGGCGGAATGGGAAGTAACGGATTAACATCTGCCCGTCACGACGTTTTTGGTAAATATTTAGCTAAAAAATATCCAGAAAGTTATGATGTACTTGTTCCCGAAGAATTAATTTATTCAGGTCAGGTAAATCTAACCGATGAGGTAGAAAACAGCCCAATAAACGCAGGTCAGTTGGTACTTTCTCCAACTCGTACTTACGCGCCAATTATCAAGAAAATTTTAGACACTTATACTCCAAACGAAATTCACGGAATGGTGCATTGCAGTGGAGGAGCGCAAACTAAAATTTTACATTTTGTTCAAAATTTACACATTATAAAAGACAATTTATTCCCTGTTCCGCCATTGTTCAAGTTAATTCAGGAACAATCAAAAACCGATTGGAAAGAAATGTATCAGGTTTTCAATTGCGGTCACCGTATGGAAATTTACGTTCCTGAAAACATTGCACAAGATATTATTGCGATTTCAAAATCGTTCAATGTCGACGCACAAATCGTAGGTAGAGTAGAAGCAGCCGATGCTAAAAAACTAACGATCACCAGCGAATACGGAACATTCGAATATTAA
- a CDS encoding DUF2805 domain-containing protein, giving the protein MKKSNRKELNWEQTEKLVSLALEEKNPFEIIKKEFGLAEKEVLEIMKKKMPLEKFEMWKKKAIANKPKPKPVKIDDFDEDLDGKYYIKNKLD; this is encoded by the coding sequence ATGAAAAAGAGTAACCGCAAAGAATTGAATTGGGAGCAAACCGAAAAACTTGTTTCGTTAGCCTTAGAAGAAAAAAATCCATTTGAGATCATTAAAAAGGAATTTGGATTGGCAGAAAAAGAAGTTCTGGAAATCATGAAAAAGAAGATGCCACTTGAAAAATTTGAAATGTGGAAAAAAAAGGCAATTGCAAATAAACCAAAACCAAAACCAGTTAAAATAGATGATTTTGACGAAGATCTGGATGGTAAATATTATATAAAAAATAAGCTAGACTAA
- a CDS encoding curli production assembly/transport component CsgF: MKFIITLAVFLLISPFINAQALVYKPVNPAFGGDTFNYQWLLSSAEAQNKQKDKTAETKTQTDLERFKANLNSQLLSQISSTLYKQQFGTDGIKEGSYTFGSYSVDVYPSADGLTLNILDTNTGEQTQVIIPNH; the protein is encoded by the coding sequence ATGAAATTTATAATCACCCTGGCAGTATTCCTGCTTATTTCTCCGTTTATAAATGCTCAGGCATTAGTTTATAAACCAGTCAATCCGGCTTTTGGAGGAGATACCTTTAACTATCAATGGCTTTTGAGTAGTGCCGAAGCTCAGAATAAGCAAAAAGATAAAACAGCCGAAACAAAAACACAAACTGATTTAGAGCGATTTAAAGCCAATTTAAATTCGCAATTATTGAGTCAGATTTCAAGTACACTCTACAAGCAACAATTTGGTACTGATGGCATAAAAGAAGGTTCTTATACTTTCGGGAGCTATTCAGTTGATGTTTACCCATCTGCAGACGGGCTTACCCTAAATATTTTAGACACCAATACCGGCGAACAAACTCAAGTAATTATCCCAAATCACTAA
- a CDS encoding peptidase M61 — MKKILYTLALAATLWSCKTGSSSGAANVVGVNIDLIDVKDDKVLVTVTPPQIKTDQVIYSIPKTVPGTYSTDNYGKFSDDFKAFDAKGNPLTVKRIDDNSWSIADAKKLKKVTYLVGDTFDTEKGTGFGNDDVFSPAGTNINAGINFMVNTHGFVGYFQDKLDVPYKVTITHPETIWGATSMNDEDASNTSDVFTTPRYAVLVENPIMYSKPDYTTFNVNGMDILIAVYSPTGKFTAESITPEMKTMMTAQKNFLGKVNATKKYTVLLYLSSMAKDDAHGFGALEHPTATTVVLPESMPKEKLVESMKDVVSHEFFHIVTPLTVHSKEIQYFDYNAPKMSEHLWMYEGVTEYFANLFQINQGLIDEAEFYTRIADKIEQAKSLNDTMSFTVMSKNVLEQPYKDQYLNVYQKGALIGMCIDIIIREKSNGERGILDLMHKLASEYGVEKPFNDDELFAKITQLTYPEVGEFLTKYVQGTTPIPYDFYLAKVGVGKASEKVPGSIFIKGQNPYITIDKATKVISVRKDLDLNVFFTSLNLKAGDQILTVNDKAYNLDNIYDLITESENWKENDLITIKIKRDGKEQTIKGTVKVPFEEKETFKATDASKEKLKNAWLKG; from the coding sequence ATGAAAAAAATACTTTACACCTTAGCTCTTGCAGCGACCCTTTGGAGTTGTAAAACAGGAAGCTCATCTGGTGCCGCAAATGTTGTAGGTGTTAATATTGATCTTATCGATGTAAAAGATGACAAAGTACTGGTAACCGTTACCCCTCCTCAAATAAAAACCGACCAAGTAATTTATAGTATCCCAAAAACAGTTCCTGGAACTTACTCTACAGATAACTACGGTAAATTTTCAGATGATTTTAAAGCTTTTGATGCAAAAGGCAACCCATTAACAGTAAAAAGAATCGACGATAATTCATGGTCAATTGCTGATGCAAAAAAATTAAAAAAAGTAACTTATTTAGTAGGTGATACTTTTGATACCGAAAAAGGAACCGGATTTGGTAACGACGATGTTTTTTCGCCAGCTGGAACCAATATCAATGCAGGAATCAATTTTATGGTGAACACGCATGGTTTTGTAGGTTATTTTCAGGATAAACTAGATGTACCTTATAAAGTTACCATCACACATCCTGAAACAATTTGGGGAGCAACTTCAATGAATGACGAAGACGCAAGTAATACAAGCGACGTTTTTACAACGCCTCGTTATGCTGTTTTAGTCGAAAACCCAATCATGTATTCTAAACCGGATTATACAACGTTTAATGTAAACGGAATGGATATTTTAATCGCTGTTTACTCTCCAACAGGAAAATTTACTGCCGAAAGTATTACTCCTGAAATGAAAACAATGATGACGGCGCAAAAAAACTTTTTAGGAAAAGTAAATGCGACTAAAAAATATACTGTTTTATTGTATTTGTCAAGTATGGCAAAAGATGATGCTCACGGTTTTGGAGCTCTGGAACATCCTACTGCAACTACCGTTGTTTTACCGGAATCTATGCCAAAAGAAAAATTGGTAGAATCAATGAAGGACGTTGTTTCTCACGAGTTTTTTCATATTGTAACTCCACTTACTGTTCACTCAAAAGAAATTCAGTATTTTGATTATAATGCCCCAAAAATGTCTGAACATTTATGGATGTACGAAGGAGTAACAGAATATTTTGCAAATCTTTTTCAAATCAATCAGGGATTAATTGACGAAGCCGAATTTTATACTCGTATTGCTGATAAAATCGAACAGGCAAAAAGCTTAAACGATACAATGTCGTTTACTGTAATGAGTAAAAATGTATTAGAGCAACCTTATAAAGATCAGTACCTAAATGTGTACCAAAAAGGAGCTTTAATTGGTATGTGCATCGATATTATCATTAGAGAAAAAAGCAATGGCGAAAGAGGAATTCTGGACCTAATGCACAAATTAGCTAGTGAATATGGTGTAGAAAAACCATTTAATGATGATGAGCTTTTTGCAAAAATCACACAGCTTACTTATCCTGAAGTGGGCGAATTTTTGACTAAATATGTTCAGGGAACAACTCCAATTCCTTACGATTTTTATTTGGCAAAAGTTGGAGTTGGCAAAGCCTCAGAAAAAGTTCCGGGATCAATTTTCATAAAAGGGCAAAATCCATATATTACTATTGATAAAGCAACTAAAGTAATAAGCGTTCGTAAGGATCTTGATTTAAACGTATTTTTTACCAGTTTAAATCTTAAAGCAGGAGATCAAATCCTAACTGTAAACGACAAAGCGTACAACTTAGACAATATTTATGATTTGATTACCGAAAGTGAAAACTGGAAAGAAAACGATCTTATCACGATTAAAATCAAACGCGACGGAAAAGAACAAACCATCAAAGGAACTGTAAAAGTACCATTCGAAGAAAAAGAAACTTTTAAAGCAACAGATGCTTCAAAAGAGAAACTTAAAAATGCATGGTTAAAAGGATAA